One stretch of Mastomys coucha isolate ucsf_1 unplaced genomic scaffold, UCSF_Mcou_1 pScaffold12, whole genome shotgun sequence DNA includes these proteins:
- the B3galt5 gene encoding beta-1,3-galactosyltransferase 5 has product MAYVKMRLVYAFILMMGALCLYFSMESFRELPFVFKKSHGKFLQLPDIDCKQKPPFLVLLVTSSHKQLAARMAIRKTWGRETSVQGQQVRTFFLLGASDSTEDMDATTLESEQHRDIIQKDFKDAYFNLTLKTMMGMEWVYHFCPQTAYVMKTDSDMFVNVGYLTELLLKKNKTTRFFTGYIKPHDFPIRQKFNKWFVSKFEYPWDRYPPFCSGTGYVFSSDVAIQVYNVSESVPFIKLEDVFVGLCLAKLKIRPEELHTKQTFFPGGLRFSVCRFQKIVACHFMKPQDLLTYWQALESSKGQDCPAV; this is encoded by the coding sequence ATGGCCTACGTGAAGATGAGGCTAGTTTACGCTTTCATTCTCATGATGGGTGCGCTCTGCTTGTACTTCAGCATGGAGTCTTTCAGAGAACTCCCGTTTGTTTTCAAGAAAAGTCATGGGAAGTTCCTTCAGCTTCCAGATATAGACTGCAAGCAGAAGCCGCCTTTCCTCGTGCTGCTGGTGACATCATCCCACAAGCAGCTGGCCGCACGAATGGCCATCCGAAAGACGTGGGGTAGAGAGACATCGGTGCAGGGCCAACAGGTGAGGACCTTCTTCCTTCTGGGGGCCTCTGACAGCACCGAGGACATGGACGCCACAACTCTGGAGAGCGAGCAGCACCGCGACATCATCCAGAAGGATTTCAAGGATGCCTATTTCAACTTGACTCTGAAGACCATGATGGGTATGGAATGGGTCTACCACTTTTGTCCTCAGACAGCTTATGTGATGAAAACAGACTCAGACATGTTTGTGAACGTCGGATATCTGACCGAACTGctgctaaagaaaaacaaaacgacTAGGTTCTTCACAGGCTACATAAAGCCCCATGACTTTCCCATCAGGCAGAAATTCAACAAGTGGTTTGTGAGTAAGTTCGAATATCCCTGGGACAGGTACCCACCTTTTTGCTCCGGTACTGGTTATGTCTTTTCCAGTGATGTGGCCATCCAAGTATACAACGTTTCAGAGAGTGTTCCATTCATCAAGCTGGAGGATGTGTTTGTTGGGCTCTGCCTGGCCAAGCTGAAGATAAGGCCGGAGGAGCTTCACACCAAACAAACCTTCTTCCCTGGTGGTTTACGATTCTCTGTGTGCCGCTTTCAGAAAATTGTGGCGTGCCATTTTATGAAGCCCCAGGACCTGCTTACTTACTGGCAGGCACTGGAGAGCTCTAAAGGACAGGACTGTCCTGCTGTCTGA